The Cynocephalus volans isolate mCynVol1 chromosome 17, mCynVol1.pri, whole genome shotgun sequence genomic interval aaaatctgagagagatattagacaaccttaagtgctcaaatatccgagtcatgggtattccagaaggggaggaaaaaggagattgcattgaaaacatattcaagaaaatagtggcagaaaacttcccaggtataggaaaaatcacagatcttcagatccaggtagctcaacgatctccaaacgtattcaacccaaaaaggccttctccaagacatgttatagtcaaattggcctaactgaaagacaaagagagaatcttaaaagctgcaagagagaagcgtcaaatcacctataagggagccccaatcaggctaacattagacttttcatcacaaaccctaaaagccagaaaggaataggatgatatattcaaaatactaaaagacaaagattgccagccaagaatactttaccctgcaaggctatccttccgaaatgaagggcaaatagtatatttctcagacaaacaaaaactgcaggagttcactaacACACGACCACcgttacaagaaatcctcaagggagtactgggtttggttcctgaaaaataactaccattgccataaaaacccaagaaaaatcaaaacccactagtataataaaaatggcatttatgaagGGAAAACAATCAaccaaaaacgctatctacaacctaaggaaccaacaaacacagaaaccaaacagtaaatcagaaagcaaggaacaaaagacacctaagacaaccaaacaaccaataaattgctaggaataaatcagcagctttcaataacaactcttaatgtaaaaggcttatatttcccaatcaaaagataaagactggctgactggatcaaaaagcaggacccaactatatgctgcctacaagagacccacctcacccataaagattcacatagactaagagtgaaaggatggaaaaagatttaccatggaaacagaaaagaaaaatgagctggagtagctattcttatatctgacaaaatagactttaaactaaaaaccataaaaagagacaatgagggacactacttaatcataaaaggactgatccatcaagaagacataacaatcataaatatgtacgcacccaatgttggagcagccagatttataaaacaaactctattagacctaaagaaggaaatagacactaataccataatagcaggggacctgaacaccccactgtcaatattagacagatcatctaggcaaagaatcagcagagaaacacaagatctaaacaatacgctagaccaattggaattggcagatatctacagaacattccatccaacaacctcaaaatattcattcttctcatcagcacatggatcattctccaggatagatcacatattaggtcacaaatcaagtctcaataaattcaaaaaaattggaattatcccatgtattttctcagaccacaatggattaaaactagaaattaataacaaacgaaactctggaaactatacaaacatctggaaattaaacagcattctacttaatgacatatgggtccaagaagaaatcaagcaggaaatcaaaaaatttattgaaactaatgaaaataatgatacatcataccaaaacctgtgggatactgcaaaagcagtattaagggggaaatttattgcattaaatgctcacctcagaagaatggaaagatggcaagtgaacaacctcacacttcaccttaaagaactagaaaaacaagaacaatccaaacctaaagttagcagacagaaagaaatcattaagatcagagcagaactgaatgaaattgaaacccaaaaaacaattcaaaagatcaatgaatcaaaaagttggttttttgaaaagataaataaaattgacaaaccattagcatgactaacaaaaaaaagaagagagaagactcaaataacaacaattagaaatgaaaaaggcgatattacaactgattcatctgaaatacaaggaatcattcgagactactgtaaacaactatatgccaacaaatttgaaaatctggaggaaatggataaatttctggacacacacaagctcccaaaactgaaccatgaagacgtagaaaatttgaacagaccaataacaataaaggagattgaagctgttatcagaaggctcccaacaaagaaaagcccaggaccagatggattcacagcagaattttaccaaacatcaaaaaggaattgacaccgcttctttacaaactattccaaaaggttgaaacggacgcaaatctcccaaactcattctatgaagcaaacatcatcctgataccaaaaccaggtaaagatataaccaaacaagaaaactacaggccgatatccttggtgaatatagatgcaaaaatcctcactaaaatactagcaaacagaatacagcaacacatacgtaaaattattcaccacgatcaagtgggattcatcccagggatgcaaggttggttcaacatacgcaaatcaataaatgtgatacaccatattaataaagtcaaacacaaggaccatctctatagatgctgaaaaagcatttgataaagttcagcattcattcacgacaaagaccctctataagttaggtatagagggaaagtatctcaacataattaaagccatatatgacaaacccactgccaatatcatcctgaatgggaaaatgctgaaagcttttcctttaagaacagggactagacaaggatgcccactctcaccactcctattcaacatagtgttggaactattagccagagcaatcagagatgagaaggaaataaagggcatccagattggaaaagatgaagtcaaactgtccctgtttgcagatgacatgatcctatatatcaaacagccttaaacctctacaaaaaaagttttggaattgataaatgatttcagcacagtagcaggatacaaaatcaacacgcaaaaatcagtagcattgctattctccaatagtgaacatgcagaacgagaaatcaagaaagcctgcccatttacaatagccaccaaaaaaataaaatacttaggaattgagttaaccaaggaggtgaaaaatctctataatgagaactacaaaccactgctgagagaaattagagaggatacaagaagatggaaagatatcccatactcttggattggaagaatcaacatagtgaaaatgtccatactacccaaagtgatatacaaattcaatgcaatccccatcaaaattccaaagacatttttctcagaaatggaaaaaactatccagacatttatatggaatgataaaagactacgcatagccaaagcaatgctgagcaaaaaaaataaagttggaggcataacactacctgacttttagctatactacaaagctattataaccaaaacagtatggtactggcataaaaacagacacactgaccaatggaatagaatagagaatccagaaatcaacccacacacttactgccatctgatctttgacaaaggcaccaagcctattcactggggaagggactgcctcttcagcaaatggtgctgggagaactggatatccatatgcaggagaatgaaactagatccatacctctcaccatatactaaaatcaactcaaaatggattaagcatttaaatatacaccctgaaacagttaaacttcttaaagaaaacataggagaaacacttcaggaaataggactgggcacagacttcatgaatacgaccccaaaagcacgggcaaccaaaggaaaaataaacaaatgggattatatcaaattaaaaagcttctgcacagcaaaagaaacaattaaaagagttaaaagacaaccaacagagtgggagaaaatatttgcaaaatatacatctgacaaaggattaatatccagaatatataaggaactcaaacaactttacaagaagaaaacaagcaacccaattaaaaaatgggcaaaagagctaagtaggcatttctctaaggaagatatccaaatggccaacagacatatgaaaaaatgctcaacatcactcagcatccgggaaatgcaaatcaaaaccacactgagataccatctaaccccagttaggatggctaaaatccaaaagactatgaacgataaatgctggcgaggctgcggagaaaaaggaactctcatacattgttggtgggactgcaaaatggtgcagcctctatggaaaatggtatggaggttccttaaacaattgcaaatagatctactatacgacccagccatcccactgttgggaatatacccagaggaatggaaatcatcaagtcgaaggtatacctgttccccaatgttcatcgcagcactctttacaatagccaagagttggaaccagcccaaatgcccatcatcagatgagtggatatggaaaatgtggtacatctacacaatggaatactactcagctataaaaacggatgaaatactgccatttgcaacaacatggatggaccttgagagaattatattaagtgaaacaagtcaggcacagaaagagaaataccacatgttctcacttattggagggagctaaaaattaatatataaattcacacacacacatacacacacacacacacacaaacgggggggggggaagaagatataacaaccacaattatttgaagttgatacaacaagcaaacagaaaggacattgttgggggggaggaggggagggagaagggagggaggttttggtgatggggagcaataatcagctacaatgtatatcgacaaaataaaattaaaaaaaaaaaagaaatccaaaagaaaaaagaaaaaaaaagaacattgaaaaaaaaaaaagaaacaattaacagagttaaaagacaaccaacatagtgggagaaaatattcgcaaaatatacatctaagaaaggatttatatccagaatatataaggaactcaaacaactttacaagaaaaaaacaagcaacccaattaaaaatgggcaaaagagctaagtaggcatttctctaaggaagatatacaaatggccaacagacatgtgaaaaatgctcaacatcactcagcatccgggaaatgcaaatcaaaaccacactgagataccatctaaccccagttaggatggctaaaatccaaaagactctgaacgataaatgctggcgaggttgcggagaaaaaggaactctcatccattgttggtgggactgcaaaatggtgcagcctctatgaaaaatggtatggaggttcctcaaacaattgcagatagatctaccatacgacccagtatcccactgttgggaatatacccagaggaatggaaatcatcaagtccaaggtatacctgttccccaatgttcatcgcagcactctttacaatagccaagagttggaaccagcccaaatgtccatcatcaaatgagtggatacggaaaatgtggtatatctacacaatggaatactattcagctataaaaacgaatgaaatactgccatttgcaacaacatggatggaccttgagagaattatattaagtgaaacaagtcaggcacagaaagagaaataccacatgttctcacttattggtgggagctaaaaattaatatataattcacacacacacacgcacacacacacacaaaaaaagaaaacgggggggaagaagatataacaaccacaattacttgaagttgatacgacaagcaaacagaaaggacattgttggggggagggggggagagaggagggagggaggttttggtgatgggcaacaataatcagccacaatgtatatcgacgtaataaaatttaaaaaaaaaaaaaagtgttttattggCTGGACAAAACACATCTCAGACCTCTGTCCTAGGGTTTATGTTCAGAATTGAAAATCCCTCTTCCCACATCAATAGCCCCCCATGTGATGGGGCTGTGTCAAGGCTCAGCAGGCACTTCACTCCCTGAAGTGAACGAGTGCAAAGAGAGATAGGACTCAGTTTCCCAGGACAGTCGGGGCAGAGATTTCTCTAATGCGATTAACTTTTGACAGTGAGAGTTCTTAGGGACCGTTTGGATGAAGAGGTTGGGAGGCAGGAAATCTGCCTTCCTCTATCCCCTAAACTGTAGTGTTAGTAATACTAATGACCACACTTCCTCTCAGGTCAGCCTTCGGGCGTGGCAGAGGCATGGGTACCCTGATTCCTGTTCCCTGTCCCAGGTCGGCTGTCTCAAGAACCAAGGCGTGCCCACACCACTCCACTGTGTAGCATGCTCATTGAGGACTACATCCTCCTTTATAGGACTAAGAGTTGGAGAGAAAGGGTGGGCATCCTGTGGCAGAAGGGGTGCTTGTGTTCCTGTTGGTCCTGCCACTTCTGCCTCCCCTTGGAGTCTTCATGGGTTCATCTGCACATGGCACAGTACATGACCTGCTTCTCTTCTCTCAGATGGAAAGGGGCACAAGGCTACAGAGGGTTGGAGGAAGCTCAGAGCTGCCAGAGTGGCGCAGGTGCAGGCACAGGGCGGGGTCTTTGTTCTTGCGCTCATCCCCCTTCCTCCCCGGAAACCAGTGACTTTGCCACCACCAGTATTGATGAGCTGGGGGCCAGGCCCCAGGAGAGGTGGGAGTAAGGGGGGCTGTGGCAGCTGTCAGGCCATGAACCGGGCTGACCCTCAGCTCAGGGCAGTGTGCTTGTGGACTCAGCTCTCACATCGGCAGTCATGACCAGAGGTGACAACTGCACTGATCTACTAGTGCATGGTGAGCTGGGCGGGGCAGGGGCTCCTAGGGGAGAGGTCATGTGGCCCCATGGGGGTTGGGCTGGGCAGTaacaccccctccccctctcctctcgCATCTACAGGAATCCCCTCCATAACCCAAGCCTGGGGACTGTGGGCCCTCTTAGGGGTTGTGACGCTGCTGTTTCTCATCTCGCTGGCTGCACACTTGTCCCAGTGGACCAGTGGCCGGCGCAGGAGCCATCCAGGGCTAGGGAGGTGAGTGAGGGACAACAGAGATGGGTAGGTGGAGAGTTCCCTCTAACAAGAAGTCACCACTCATCCCCTAAACTCTGTGTTGCAGCTCTGGAGGGTCTGTGGAAGAGGTGCCCCTGTATGGGAACCTGCATTATCTACAGACAGGTAGGGAGCTGCAGCAGGGAGGGCACAGAGGCCAGGTCCTGAGTAGGTGAGATGGGGGTATGCAGGAGGAGGAACAAGAAGCTGATCAGATCCCTGTTCCCTATCCCAGGTCGACTGTCTCAAGAACCAAGGCCAGACCAGCAGGATCCAACCACTGGAGGACCTACGAGGGTGAGTCAGCTGAAGaacaggggagggaagaaaatggGGGCTTTTACGAGGGTCCGGTGAACTTTTAACAGCCTTGCATCTCCAGGCTGCAGAGGAGGTGATGTGCTATACCAGCCTGCAGCTGCGGCCTCCTCAAGGCCGGGTCCCAAACCCTGGGACCCCCATCAAGTACTCGGAGGTGGTGCTGGATTCTGAGCCAAAGCCCCAGGCATCGGGCCCCAATCCGGAGCTCTACGCCTCTGTGTGCGCCCAGACCCGCAGAGCCCGGGCTTCCTTCCCAGATCAGGCCTACGCCAACAGCCAGCCTGCAGCCAGCTGAGGCCCAGGGCGCGGTGTGGTGGGGCATGCGCTGCCCCAGCCTCCCCTGCGGCAGGGTTACTGCTACCCTGTCTGAGGCATGACTGTTTCTCAACCCAAAAGACGGGGAGCCATTGCCACCCAGGACGTGACCTACTCTGAACTTCCTATCTGAGCTGCGAGGAGACATCTCAGGGGACCAACAGGCTCCGTTTCTTGAGGATGCTGGATGCAAAGGCAgtggccccctccccacctctctttACTCTCTGCTCCTCTCAGCCCCCAGACTCCCAGCTTctcacttcctcctccttccGGAGTTTAACCAGATCCTCCTCCGTCCCCTCCCTCACAGTCTTCCCCCGACACTTCAGTGTCTCCTCAGGTGAAGGaagtgggcagtgggggaggggcaagAGCCAGAGAGGATGCGGGTGGGTATGGTCTTTGGGAGCCCACAGGCTAGAGGAGGGGTCCTGGGACAGAAGGACCTAAGGGGTCCAAGCCTGGCTTCTGACCTGAGAACTCTGGCAGGAAAATACAGTCTCCATCCTGCTGTCTCTGTCATGTCCCCaagttttcaaataaaacttctcaaaaagTGTTTAAACTTTACTTGGAGGGCTGCAGACCTGCAACAGGCCTCCCAGGTGGGGTGTGAGCTTTGTCTCTGCACAGAGCACTTCTGGGGGTGCCTAGCTTCTGGGGGAAGAGAGGCCAGGAGGGGCTGCTGCACCAACACTGCAGAGGCAGGTACTAGGAGTGGAGGGCTGGAGCCCAGCTTCCCCGCTGTTGTTGATGCTGCTAGAACAGCCCCAGGATTTGCACTCAGAGCCaccacacccctcccccccagggTCTGCAAGCTCACCAGCTCCTGAACTACTCTACCCATGACCTCTATAACTGTGCCACTACCCCCCTACAACTTGACAGTCTAGCCCCTCCGTTGGTTCCCCCATCAATCTTCCCCCCTGTCCCCCATGGGTCTCTGCTATACACCCTGTTTTAGCATCAGCAGTCCTGTCTTCACTCTGTCATCTGTTTACCTCTACTGGCCTTCTCTTCACACCATCACTATGGCAACAGTCTACTCCATCTCCACTTCACTCTCTCAATTGTCACCTACAATCCTGGCAACAGCTTTGCTTGTCACCACTTTTGTTTTAATCCCTATCCAATCTGCCCTGCCTGTTCCCCCATCACCTGTTTAATTCTTAACCCCAGCTTCCTACACTGTATAACATTCTACACAGTAGGCAGGTTAGCATAGGGATCAGAACTGTGGGCTTGAGGGCtggacccgtggctcactcgggagagtgtggcgctgggagcgccgaggccgcgggttcggatcctatatagggatggccggtgcgctcactggctgagtgcggtggggacaacaccaagccaaaggttacaATCCCCtaaccggtcacaaaaaaaaaaaaaaaaaaaaaaaagaactgtgggCTTGAGAGCCAGCCTGCCCGAGTTCAAATTCAAGATCTACTACATACCAGCTGTGTGTTCTTGAGCTACTGGCCCTCAGTCTCTGAATCTGTAATATGGGAAGGATATTCATTGTGTCTATTTCAAAAAAAAGGTTGTTGTGAGGTTCAAGTGAATTAccatatgtaaagcacttagaatacaGTGAGTGCTCAGGAATGCTGGTTattattaaaagaacagaaatataggATCCTCTATAGGAGCCATAGGTGAAGTGACTTGTAAGCAGGGACACAGCACATAGTAGGAACTGCCAGAACTGAAGGACAGAGAaagtttcaggcagagggaatcACAAGGCTAAGGGGAGGCTTGTTTGGAGGAGCTGCTGGAAGTGGCTTCAGCCTGGCTGGCAGTTATAGTGAAATGGGGGAATGGCAGGATGAGGCTGGAGGGGTGGACAGAAGTCAGATCACACTGGGCCTGTAAGCCGTGCTgtggagtttggactttatcctgcaGGTGAGGAGTCATTTCAGGGTTTttggcttgtttgtttgtttttgttttttggctggtGCAGGacctgaaccattgaccttggtattatcagcaccacgcactGCCAGTTTTTAAGCAAGGGATGAACACAGTCAGATATGGGCTTTAACTCCACTGGCTGCTGTGTTCATTTGCAGGCCTGCAGGACTGGAGTCAGGCAGGGCCTTTAGGAAGCTGCTGCAAAATCTAAGTGAGAGAAaatggtggcagtggcagtggggatggagaggaagggaTGGATTAGAAAGATATTTAcgaggttttattttaaaaaggcccCACCTATCACACACCCTCCATCTTTCTGATTGGAGCCTgaaacaccccccacccccaaaccccaTCACAATAACACAACATAGCTCCAAACTGGTTCAGCTCATCACCTCCATCACCCTGGcaataacacacacactcacaccccttAGTCCTCACACTGCATTGGCTGCCCTTCCCTCCCTGGCCTTGCCCACCTCTCCTGTAGCCCGTCTACGACCCATTCCTCGTTCTGGCAATAGCTCCAACCTGGCGAACCCTCTCTTAGCTTCAGCTTTGCATgggagacaggaaaaaaatacttCACTCTAAGCCTGAGGTCTAGGCCATCTCGTCCTAGGGCCTCTGTAGAGGCAGGTCCGGCTTGACAGGCCTTTCTGAGGGTTGAGGGGCAGGAGAAAGGGGAAGCTGAGGCTTTCACTTCCAGGCGTCTCTTTGCCACTTAGAATCCCAGAGAAAACCACAGAGCAGGGAACTGTACTCCTGATTCTGGTCTGGTGGTCCCGGTGATAATGGACCCCCCTCACCCCCGAAAAACCCCAATGTCGCCGGGTTCCTGGGTCTCTGAGGACCTCAAACTGGGCCTTCCCAGGAGACGCCCAAGTCGCGGTTAAGGGCAGGCAGCTGGGGCTGTGTGGGAGGGACGGTGGTTCTGGGGGAGGACACCGGATGCGGGGAACCACCGGCGGCGGGATGGGGTTCTGAGGGCTGCTGTGCTTCTGAAGACGGCTCCGGGTGTCCGCGCCAGGGGGACGTGAGAGGTTTGCCCTGGAAGCGGCGGGGGTTGGGTCCCACCAACCCACTGGGACGAGCCAGGAACCAGAGCCGAGGGCTCAAACGCTCCCACCCCAGGCCGTAGACCTCTGCACCCAGATTCGCTCTGCCGGCCGGGACCCACGTCCCTCGCCACCTCCGCCCGACTGGGACTCAGCCTACAGCGCCCCCACCTGGCGAGACGCGGCGCCGCCACCACCTCTGCGCAGGCGTAGACTGCCTGCTCTACGGCATCCTGGGAGTTGTAGTCCCGACGGTTCGAAGCGCCCCAGGTCTACCCCTCGAGCGGTGCGAAGCTTCCCGCCCCGCCGCTCCCCAGCCTCTGTCTCCCGACTTCGCGGAACGCAGCGGACTCGTCCTGTCTGGAGCAGGGTGACATGACTGCGCCAGAACTGCCGCTTGTAAATTGTTTGTGTAAAacgattttatttttcatgttttcacgTGTGACTGTAGCGGGGTATGATTTGAACCACTTCATTTGAAACTTTGCATTCAGCCATGCCCGGAGCTAAATCTGCCTTCTGAATTTTTCCATTATGTAAGttaataaattcccttttttgCCTAAATCAAAGTTAGGTTCTCTATCTCTTGCAACCACGAGTTCTGACTAATTCTGTGGGGAAAGACCAGCAGACTAGGGCCAGCTGAAAACACTGAACCTgcaataaatacattcatttattgCCCAGTTCCTCCATGAGCCGCACTCCTCTGACTTAAATGCTCCATCATGCAATTTGGCCCTAAGATACTTCTGCTTAATGTGTGGGTTAAACTGGTCTCTTTCCTAGCTTATACATTTCTAGAATTATATAGCTGGAAGGAGGCTGACAGATGTGGCCCAAATTTATACCCACTACAGGAACCACCCTACGAGTCTCTTCTCGAACACTTCCAGAGGTGGGGATCTCACTACCTTACCAAGCACTCGTTTCCAGTCTTTCTTATTGATAGAACTTTTTTTACTTGGAACCAAAATCTGCCTCCATGTTACTTTTCTCCCTGATTCTGCCTCCTGAGCTACAATCATACAATCATTCTTTGGAGGAGGTGAGAGGCAGCCTTCACGGATAgcctgagacttttttttttcttcccaggaaAAGCTTTCTAAAGTTCCTTCTACAATTCTTTTACAAACCTTATGTGCAGCCTACTCATCAGTCCCATTGCTTTGATTGATCAGAATCCCTATTAAAGTGTGGAGCTAAGAAGTGAACATAGTATTGACAGCACACAGTGGGGGACCCATCTCTTCAATTGGGCACTAAGTCTATGAGGCCTTTGTTTGTAAGGAATAGACTCTAAGTGAAGGAGTGTTTATTGTAAGGACACTTGGGACAATTAGGAGGCCTAATGAAATGGGAATCCCAGAACAGTGGCTAGTATGACTGGACCCCT includes:
- the SIT1 gene encoding signaling threshold-regulating transmembrane adapter 1, translating into MTWGIPSITQAWGLWALLGVVTLLFLISLAAHLSQWTSGRRRSHPGLGSSGGSVEEVPLYGNLHYLQTGRLSQEPRPDQQDPTTGGPTRAAEEVMCYTSLQLRPPQGRVPNPGTPIKYSEVVLDSEPKPQASGPNPELYASVCAQTRRARASFPDQAYANSQPAAS